The Campylobacter sp. genome contains the following window.
GGTTTGCACACAGCGAGGTTTGCGTGCGGCCGGCTTGCTTGCGGTATAGATTTGCATGTAGCGTGGTTTTGCGCGGCAGATTTATGCGTAGCGAGGTTTATGTGCGGCCAGGTTGCGCGCAAGCGGCGGGTGGATTAAATTTTGATTTATCGTTAGCGCGGGTGCGCCCCTTTTCGCAGCGGATGCGAAGCGGGGCGCAAATTTCGTAAATTTTAAATTATTTCGGCGGATCGCCTAGCTCAAAGCGCAAAATTTACGCGCCTATAATCACAGCCGACAAAAGCCCCCATAAAATGGCTTCTATCGCTAGCACCGAGTGAAGTACGGCCTTACTCATCGCTTCTCCTTTATTTTTAATTTTATTATTTGCCAGACTCGGACCGCCAGAGGCGTGCCCGATCGATCTATGGGCGGGATTATATAAGGTGATTGTGTTCTTAATGTGTCTTTTAAAATTTACGGCGAAATTTTTACCGCCTGTCGTAAAGTGCGAGCGAGCGGCGGCAGATTCCAGGCAAAATTCAGCTACCCGCGTTAAGGCGCGGCAAATTTAAGCGAGCCTGCCGCCCGCCGTAATGCGCGGTAAAGTCGTAAAGGGCGGCAAAGTCGCAGCGTACGGTAAATTTAAAGCAGATTTCCGATCTCGTCGCGGCACGCGAGGCGTCCGCGGCAAATCGATATAAAATTTAAAGCAGAATTTTATGTGAATGCGGCGCGCGACACGCCCGCGCTTTTTTACGCCGTCAAAGCTTGCATCGGCCAAGATTGCGCCGTCAGGGCCCGTATCGTCAAAGCTTGCATCGACGCGACTTCGCCTGTGGGGCGAAATTTTACGGCGAGTTACGAATTGCAAGACGCTGCTCATCCGCGCCGTCTTGATTTGAAATTTAAAGCGGAATTTTAACGCGCGCCTCGGTTCCGACGCCCGGTTCGCTTTCGTATTCGATCTGCCCGCCTAAAATATCGAGCGCTCTGCGTACGATGCTAAGCCCAAGCCCGCTGCCAAGCTCCTTATGCGATTCCTCACACTGATAAAATCGGTCAAAAATTTTATCCAGCTTCTCGCGCGCGATGCCGATGCCTTCGTCTTTGATGCTCACCTGCGCAAAGCCATCGCAAGCGCAGCAACGGACGAAAATTTTACCGCTCAGCTGCGAGTATTTAAGCGCGTTTTCGATCAAATTTCGCCAAATTTGATTTAACAGCCCCGCGTTTGATCGCACGCTAAGCGGCGTTAGATCGAGTTCAAACTCGTGCCCTTCGTAGCTTTGGCTCAGTGAGATGATGCATTGCCGCAGCTGCTCGTCGATACGTACCGCTTCATCTAGGCGGATCGCCGCGCCGCTATCAAGTCTCGTTAGCTTTAGCATATCGGTGCAGAGCTTGCTTAGGCGGTTTGCTTCCGCGCCGATCGAGGCTGCGTATCGCACCGCGCGCTCCTCGCTCACGCCGCCCTCTATCATCTCGCTTAACGCGGCGATCGAGGAGATCGGCGTTTTCATCTCGTGCGAGACGTTTGAGACGAACTCCTTTTGCAGCTGCTCGTGCTTTTGCAGCTTCTGCGCCATTTTATTGACGTTTACTACGAGCTCGTCCAGCTCGTGCATATAGAGGTAATCAGTGCGGTACCTGTGTATCTTGCGCTCGGCGCGCGCCTCAAAATCGCCGTTTGCGATCGCGGTAATCGCGTCTAGTAGCCGCTTGATCGGGCGGAATAAAATTTTAAGCCCGAAGTAAAGCAGGGTGAAATTTAGCGCCATCGTGATTAAGCAGATGATCGCACACAGCGCCACTCCGTCCCAAAAGCCGCCGATCTTGCCGCCGATGCCTATGTAAAAAAGCATGCAAACCGCAAAGCAGACGATGAAATTTATCACGCCGAATGCGAGCGAAGAGTAAAGCGCGATGAAGCTTTTGAGGCTGATGAGGTATTTTTTCATGCTCGCTCCTTTTTTACGGCTTTGTAGCCGAGCCCGCGCACGGTGATTATCTCAAAGTCCTTGGAGTTTTCAAATTTCGCCCGCAGCTTTTTGACGTGCGTATCGACGACGCGCTCGTCGCTGTCCGTTTCGTAACCCCAAATTTCGCTCATTATCTCAAATCTCGTAAAAATTCTGCCCGCGTAGCTTAGCAGCAAAAACAAAAGACGAAATTCCTTTGGCGCTAGGCTTATCCGCTCGCCCTCGGAGCGGACGCTAAGCGTATCGTAGTCAAGCTCGCTTTCACCGATGAGAAGCCGCTTTTCGTTTGCGATCTTTGCGCGCCTTAGCAGCGCATGCACGCGCAGCACGAGCTCTTTTAAATTTATCGGCTTGCTCATATAATCGTCCGCGCCGCTTTTAAAGCCCGTCTGCATATCCTCGATCTCGCTTTTTGCCGTTATAATCAGTATCGGCTGGCTCTTGCCGTCGCGCCTAACGTATCTGCTAAGCTCAAAGCCGTCCATCTTGGGCATCATCACGTCCGAGATGATCAGATCAAAGTGCGCCTCATCTAGCACCTCTGCCGCCTGCTTGCCATCGAAGGCGCAGCTCACGCTAAAACCCTCATCAAGCAGCTTCTCCCTTATCGCCGAGCTCAAAGCCTCGTCGTCTTCGACCAGTAAAATATTAAGCATAATCGCTCCCGCTTTGCTAAATTTATGCGCTTAAATTTATACATAAAATTTTAAGAAATAATGAGATATTATACGTAAATTTTTTCAAGGAGTAAAGAATGAATTTCAAAAAAACCATATCGGTTGCTGTTATTGCAGCTTCGGTGCTGGCGCTATTTAGCGGATGCGCGAAAGAGAGCTCTCGTGTAGTGCAAACCCCTACGGTAGCGAGTCTAAACACTAATTACTCGGGCGAGCGGATCGCCGTGTCGGTAGGACGCTTTAACAACCAGTCCTCTTACAACAACGGGGTGTTCTCCGACGGGGAGGACAGATTGGGCAACCAAGCGCAGACAATTTTGATCTCAAGCTTACAACAAACAGGACGTTTCTCGGTGCTTGACCGCACGAATATGCGCGCCATCAAAGAGGAAAGCGCAATCTCCAAAAGCGCACAAAACTTAAAAGGCGCCAGATACGTTATCACCGGCGACGTGACTGAATTCGGCCGCAAGACGACCGGAGATCATCAGCTGTTTGGAATTTTAGGCAAGGGAAAGACTCAAACCGCGTATTCTAAAGTAAATTTAAACATCGTTGACGTCAGAACGTCCGAGGTGGTCTTTTCGACTCAGGGCGCGGGCGAGTATGAGCTGTCAAATCGCGAAGTGCTAGGTTTCGGCGGCACTGCGGGCTATGATTCGACGCTAAACGGCAAGGTGCTAAGCCTAGCGATCATCGAAGCGGTCAATAATCTCGTAAACGGCCTTGAAAACGGCGCGTTTAAAGTGAGATAAGGATTAAATTTGAAAGCGAGTAGCACTCTTGCTCTTGCTGCTGTGGCCGTGATCTTTTGCGGCTGCGGCGGCGGGAGCCGGAATCAAATTTATTACTGGGACGGCAGCTACACGGACTCGACCTATCAGTATCTGAAGCAGGAAGGCGACGTAGGCGAGCAGATCGAAGCGCTTGAAAAATCTATCCAAAAAGCATACGAAAAGGGACTCAAAGTCCCGCCGGGGCTTTATTCGCATCTGGGACTTTTGTATCTAAGCGCGGGCAACGGCGCGAGGGCAAGAGAGAGCTTTGAAAAAGAAGCTCAGGCTTTCCCTGAATCAAAACCGTTTTTGACCTTCGTTACAAACCCCGCCGCGCTTAAAAAAGCTGAGGCTGCAGCCAAGCCCGGCGCCGATAAAGCCCAAGGATCAAGCGGACGCGAAGCCGCCAAAGCAGCCTCTGCGAAGCAAGGCAAAGCTGCCGCAAAGCAGGGCGGCAAAACGAATAAAAAGGCTAAAAAATGAAAAATAAAGCTCAAATAGCTATTTTTAGCGTATTCGTGGCGCTGTTTTTTAATGCGTGCGCTCTAAGTGAGCCTGAAATTTATGACTACTCGGCGCTTCAGCAGGCTAAGCCTCGATCGATTTTGGTGCTAATGCCGAGCAACGAAACTACCGAAGTGGACGCAAGTGCTGCCGTGCTTGCCAACGCGATCTATCCGCTAAGCGAAGCGGGGTATTATGTATTTGATCCAGCGCTCGTGCATGAGACCTTCAAAAATAACGGAATTTACGAGGCTAGCGACATCCAAAATGTCTCCGCGCACAAGCTAAGACAGATTTTCGGCGCAGACGCCGTGCTGTATCTGAACGTCGTCAAATACGGCACTTCGTATATGCTTATCAAAAGCACGAACGTGGTGGCGGTCAATGCCAAACTCGTGGATTTGCGAAGCGGCGCGATGCTCTGGGAGGGCTCGGCGCAGGTCAGCGACGACTCAGGCGGAGGCGGTAACAATCTCGTGGGTATGTTGATCTCCGCGGTTATTAAGCAGGTTAGTGATACGATCACCGATGCGGGATACAAGCTCTCTGCGAGCGCAGATGCGATGCTGCTAGGCCAGAACTGCAACAAATGCTTGCTCTACGGCCCGTATTCGCCACACTACGGACAGGATAGACAGCTTGGCGGCGGAAAATAAATTTTAAAAAGGACGAAAATGAAACTAGCCGAGGCGCTGATACTGCGCGCCGATATA
Protein-coding sequences here:
- a CDS encoding HAMP domain-containing sensor histidine kinase → MKKYLISLKSFIALYSSLAFGVINFIVCFAVCMLFYIGIGGKIGGFWDGVALCAIICLITMALNFTLLYFGLKILFRPIKRLLDAITAIANGDFEARAERKIHRYRTDYLYMHELDELVVNVNKMAQKLQKHEQLQKEFVSNVSHEMKTPISSIAALSEMIEGGVSEERAVRYAASIGAEANRLSKLCTDMLKLTRLDSGAAIRLDEAVRIDEQLRQCIISLSQSYEGHEFELDLTPLSVRSNAGLLNQIWRNLIENALKYSQLSGKIFVRCCACDGFAQVSIKDEGIGIAREKLDKIFDRFYQCEESHKELGSGLGLSIVRRALDILGGQIEYESEPGVGTEARVKIPL
- a CDS encoding response regulator transcription factor, which gives rise to MLNILLVEDDEALSSAIREKLLDEGFSVSCAFDGKQAAEVLDEAHFDLIISDVMMPKMDGFELSRYVRRDGKSQPILIITAKSEIEDMQTGFKSGADDYMSKPINLKELVLRVHALLRRAKIANEKRLLIGESELDYDTLSVRSEGERISLAPKEFRLLFLLLSYAGRIFTRFEIMSEIWGYETDSDERVVDTHVKKLRAKFENSKDFEIITVRGLGYKAVKKERA
- a CDS encoding CsgG/HfaB family protein, which translates into the protein MNFKKTISVAVIAASVLALFSGCAKESSRVVQTPTVASLNTNYSGERIAVSVGRFNNQSSYNNGVFSDGEDRLGNQAQTILISSLQQTGRFSVLDRTNMRAIKEESAISKSAQNLKGARYVITGDVTEFGRKTTGDHQLFGILGKGKTQTAYSKVNLNIVDVRTSEVVFSTQGAGEYELSNREVLGFGGTAGYDSTLNGKVLSLAIIEAVNNLVNGLENGAFKVR
- a CDS encoding DUF4810 domain-containing protein gives rise to the protein MKASSTLALAAVAVIFCGCGGGSRNQIYYWDGSYTDSTYQYLKQEGDVGEQIEALEKSIQKAYEKGLKVPPGLYSHLGLLYLSAGNGARARESFEKEAQAFPESKPFLTFVTNPAALKKAEAAAKPGADKAQGSSGREAAKAASAKQGKAAAKQGGKTNKKAKK
- a CDS encoding DUF799 domain-containing protein, which gives rise to MKNKAQIAIFSVFVALFFNACALSEPEIYDYSALQQAKPRSILVLMPSNETTEVDASAAVLANAIYPLSEAGYYVFDPALVHETFKNNGIYEASDIQNVSAHKLRQIFGADAVLYLNVVKYGTSYMLIKSTNVVAVNAKLVDLRSGAMLWEGSAQVSDDSGGGGNNLVGMLISAVIKQVSDTITDAGYKLSASADAMLLGQNCNKCLLYGPYSPHYGQDRQLGGGK